From the Melioribacteraceae bacterium 4301-Me genome, the window CCAGAATAATGATTTTTGGAATTTGCCAGAGAAATACAAGGAAGTTATATATCCTGCAGCTGGCAATGAAATTATAGTTGAAGGAGAATATTATTTATATAAAAGTAAAAATAAAGAGGAGGAATATTGGTGGTTAACTTAGGTGAATATTTATCACATAGTAACCCAAACAAAAAGTTAATCGATCATATAAATGGAGTTGTTGCGGGTGTAAAAAGAAGAACTGATTCAAAGGTAGCTGAGTTATCTGCTATCTTTCATGATATTGGTAAAATGAATCCATACTTTCAAGAAAAACTAAAGACAGGTAAAACAAAACGGTATGCTAATCACTCGTATTTATCCGCTTACATTTTTTTATGCTATTTAAAAGAAAATTATAAACAGGTTATAGATTATTTACATGGAAATGACAATTTAATAAGCTCTGTATTGGCATTAATTACACATCATCATGGGGATCTTCCTGATTTTCCCAAGATCTTGGATGACTCCGAAAAAGAAAAACTTAGTTCTTTTTTAAGTGAAGTGCTGAATCTTCCGGCTTCTGAATATTTGGACAAGTATTTTCCTCATGTTTCATTCAATCTTAATATTCCATATAAAGATATAATTTTGGATGATATATCTAACAAAATTTGTCTTATAACACAGAAATCGGAAAAGGATCCACTAAATTTTTTCTTTACAACTCGATTTTCATTTGCTTCATTAATCACCGCTGATAAAGAAGATGCTAGCAATTTTATATCTACTTCTGATTTAAGGAATTTTTGTAAGACATTTAATAGTAATCTTAAAAACTATATTAGCAATTTTAGGAATGATAGCGAAATTAACAAGATTAGAACTGAGATTCGTGAGGAAGCAAAATTAAACATTAAAAGTCTTCTGGGTAAGGGTTATAGAATTTTTTCCCTTACTTCACCGACAGGCTCGGGCAAGACAGTGATACTTTTGAGTTTAGCTGGTGAAATTTTGAAAAGTAAAGGCGATTATCGAATCATATACGCATTACCTTTTCTTTCTATCACTGAGCAAGTGGAATCTATTTGTAACGACATATTTAAAGAGAATAGTAACAGTATAGTTAGGATTGATTCAAAAGCTGAGAATAAATTATTTGAAGTATACCAGAAAGAATTAGATGCAGACCCTCAAGCAAATAAAAAAATAATCAATGCCCAATTTGCGGATGATCTATTTGATCATCCTTTTATAATAACTACTTTTGTAAAAATATTTGAAACGTTGTTAAGTAATAAAAACTCAACTTTGCTTAAGCTTCCAAATTTTTCAAGAGCAATTTTTTTGATAGATGAGATTCAGGCTTTACCACCAAGACTTTATGGCTTTTTCGTAGCATTACTTGATATATTCTGCAAGAAATATGATTCTTATGCAATTATTTCTACCGCTACGATGCCATATTTTGAATTACCATCAAATAATAAACATGATTTAACAAAATTCTTCGGAAGTTATACTGTACCCCCAGAATTAGTGTCATTAAATTACTTTAGTTCCAAAGTCTTTAACAGATACAAAATGAAAATAATCAGTGAAAAAATAGATATTGATAGACTTGCTTCTCTAATAGTAGAAAATGATTCCTCTGCATTAGTAATACTAAATACTATTGAAGATACTAAATCATTGTTTTCTAAGTTGTGTGAACTTAAATCAAAATTAAAATTAATTTTGTTAAATACTCATTTTACACCGTCAGATAGAAAGAAAAAAATTCGAGTTGCAAAATGGTATTTAAAAAAGAAAACAAAGGTCGTTTTAATATCTACTCAACTTATTGAAGCGGGAGTAGACATAGATTTTCCACTCGTATACAGAGACTTTGCACCAATTCCAAACCTTATTCAATCCGCAGGCAGAGGTAACAGAAATGGTTTAGTAAAAGAGGGTGCACAAATTGTTATCTTTCAATTAGTAAAAGGTGATTATGATAGGGCATCTTTAATCTATAAAGGAATGGATCGAGATATCTTATCTTTTTCTAAAATACTTTTTCTAATGAGTGATATTGATGAAGCTAGACTATTAGAAGTTCAAAAAAAATTTTTTCAGTTTACACAGCAAAATTTAATCTTTGGACAACATAATGGGACTGATCTGATTGATGAAATAAAAAAGATGGCTTTCGAAAAAGTTGGTCAATTTAAACTAATTAATGAAAGAGAATACGGAGAGGAGATACGGTATTATATACCTCGAAACAAAAATGACAACGAGTTTGAAATACTTGAGCGATTATATGAGGAATTACAAAATATTATGTACAACGATTTTGAAAAGAAAAAAGTGAAATGGATTGAAATCGAAAATCAGTTGAAAAAAATGTCAGATAGAATTGTGCAGGTAAGAATAAAATCAAAAGATGTTAAACCAGTCGCTGATAAAGACCCCTGCTTTCAAATTTATAAGTTGTCAACTGGATATAGTTCAGCAAAAGGGGTGGAATTATCAAGTATTAATCAAATATTATAATAATATAATCGACACTTGCATTCGATTACGAAAACCAATTAAAATAATTACAGAGTAGCAAAGCTCGTATATCTTTATTTTGTTGGAATTTATATTATCATTACCTATATTTTGTAATAGATAGAACACATTATTCTATTATAAACTATAATTAGGTAAAAATGAGCGGACTATTAAAATTATTTGCAGAAAAAGAGTTGTTCACTTTTGACCAGGCTTTGCAATATTCTACAACATCAAAAGCAAGTTTATCGCGGTTGCTTAATAAATATATTAACCAAAACAAAATACTTAAGATAAGAAATGGACTTTATTATTTAATCCCATTTGGTAAATCTACCGTTACTCCTAATCCTTATAAAATAGCTGCTTCACTAACTACTGATTATTATCTGGCGTATCACACTGCATTGGAATTACATGGAGTAGCTTATACAACTTTTAATATTAAATACATTGCTGCAAAAAAATTATTTAAACCTTTTTTCTATAATGAAATAACTTACCAATCAACCAAAGCAATAAATGACAATCTTAATACTGGAATAGTAGAGCTGTTGATTGATAATCTTTTGGTAAAAGTATCTGACCGAGAAAGAACATTAATTGATTGCTTAGATAGAATGAATTACTGCGGTGGTATCGAGGAAACAATAAAAAGTCTACGCAACTTTCCGTCTGTAAATTTTAATAACTTATATAAATACTTAACTAAACTTAATCGTAAAATATTATTCTCAAAAACCGGCTGGCTACTTCAACTATTGCAAGATAGATGGAACGTAGAAAACAAATTCTTAGATAAATTGAAGCGACATGTATCCAAACGTCCTATGTACCTTTATAACTTGGAAGGATTTGAATATAAGTACAACTCTTTTTGGAATTTGATGATCCCTTCCAACATCAACAACATGTTAAAGGGAGTATAATTTGCAAGCCTATACCAGCAGTCAACTTGAAAATACACCTTTTGGTCATCTCCATATTGTTGAAAAGGTATTGCGCATGATTAAACTTCTTGAGGAAATCAATCGCTCCGATTTTCTTATGAAGTCGCTGGCTCTCAAAGGCGGAACGGCACTTAATCTTATTTATTGGGACCTTCCACGTTTGTCTATAGATCTTGACTTCAATTACGTCGGTCAGATTGAAAAAGATAAAATGCTCAACGATAGAAACAAAATAACTGACCTCATTTTTAACATAGCTTCTTTTCTAGGTTACTCATTCAACCATCAAAAAGATAAATATGCTCAAGATCGATTTATATTATCTTATGATAAATTCAATGGTGGTAATGAAACAATAGAAATTGAAATTAACTATATGCTTCGTGTTCCTCTATTCGCCCCGAAAAAAAATAAGCCCAAAATAATATTGAATAAATTCCATATACCTTCAGTTGTTTCTTTATCTTTTGAAGAGATAGCTGCAAGTAAATTTACTGCTCTCTTGTTTCGTGCAACTCCTCGCGATTTATTTGATGCCGTCGAAATTGTGAAAAGTAAAAGCATGTTAAAATATAGACTTCTTAAATCTGCTTTCATTTTTTATTGCTCTATTCAAAGTGATAATTTTGAGAAAATCACACAAAAATTGTATAGAAGAATTTCAAATCACGAAATAAAAACTAATTTACTTCAAACATTGAGAAGGGGTGTTCACTTTAAACTGAAAACAGCTTTTGAAATCTTAGATCCTTTTATCGATAGACTACTTAGATTTAACAAAAAAGAAAATTTATATTTAACGCTTTTCTCAAATAAGGAATTTAAACCCGAACTTTTATTCAAGGATAATATTAAAAAGATTAAAAACCACCCTCGTGTTCCTTGGTTATTCGAAAAATAAAATCTATTTCCTGAGTTAGATGTGAAATTTTCACTTTATCATCCATTATAAACAAATTGTTAAAAGAACAGAATATGAATTGTACTGATTAGCATTGAATAAAAACCGTGTAAATCCGTGTTGTCCGTGTTCTAAAAGCGTGGAGATAGAACACGGATTACGCGGATGACGCGGATTAGCACGGATAAAAAAATAAGGAGGTAAAATGAGGTTAACACTTGATTATGAAATAACTCCCGATGTAATTCCCAAAAATTATGGTCGTGGATTTATTTCTCTAATTAAAAAACTTATTGAAGAAACGGATCCATTACTTTTCAATTGTTATTATAATCAACACAAATTAAAACCTTTCACTTTCGGAACATATTTCCCTGAGCTGCAAGGGAATGAAGGCGACAAGTTAAATGTTGGAAAAATTGTTAAAGTAAATTTTTCTACGTCTTCAATTCAACTTGCAACAAATATTTACAATGGATTTTTGAAAGTGAAAGAGCATACCTGGCAAAACAACGGAAGCTCA encodes:
- the cas3 gene encoding CRISPR-associated helicase Cas3', translating into MVNLGEYLSHSNPNKKLIDHINGVVAGVKRRTDSKVAELSAIFHDIGKMNPYFQEKLKTGKTKRYANHSYLSAYIFLCYLKENYKQVIDYLHGNDNLISSVLALITHHHGDLPDFPKILDDSEKEKLSSFLSEVLNLPASEYLDKYFPHVSFNLNIPYKDIILDDISNKICLITQKSEKDPLNFFFTTRFSFASLITADKEDASNFISTSDLRNFCKTFNSNLKNYISNFRNDSEINKIRTEIREEAKLNIKSLLGKGYRIFSLTSPTGSGKTVILLSLAGEILKSKGDYRIIYALPFLSITEQVESICNDIFKENSNSIVRIDSKAENKLFEVYQKELDADPQANKKIINAQFADDLFDHPFIITTFVKIFETLLSNKNSTLLKLPNFSRAIFLIDEIQALPPRLYGFFVALLDIFCKKYDSYAIISTATMPYFELPSNNKHDLTKFFGSYTVPPELVSLNYFSSKVFNRYKMKIISEKIDIDRLASLIVENDSSALVILNTIEDTKSLFSKLCELKSKLKLILLNTHFTPSDRKKKIRVAKWYLKKKTKVVLISTQLIEAGVDIDFPLVYRDFAPIPNLIQSAGRGNRNGLVKEGAQIVIFQLVKGDYDRASLIYKGMDRDILSFSKILFLMSDIDEARLLEVQKKFFQFTQQNLIFGQHNGTDLIDEIKKMAFEKVGQFKLINEREYGEEIRYYIPRNKNDNEFEILERLYEELQNIMYNDFEKKKVKWIEIENQLKKMSDRIVQVRIKSKDVKPVADKDPCFQIYKLSTGYSSAKGVELSSINQIL
- a CDS encoding nucleotidyl transferase AbiEii/AbiGii toxin family protein, whose amino-acid sequence is MQAYTSSQLENTPFGHLHIVEKVLRMIKLLEEINRSDFLMKSLALKGGTALNLIYWDLPRLSIDLDFNYVGQIEKDKMLNDRNKITDLIFNIASFLGYSFNHQKDKYAQDRFILSYDKFNGGNETIEIEINYMLRVPLFAPKKNKPKIILNKFHIPSVVSLSFEEIAASKFTALLFRATPRDLFDAVEIVKSKSMLKYRLLKSAFIFYCSIQSDNFEKITQKLYRRISNHEIKTNLLQTLRRGVHFKLKTAFEILDPFIDRLLRFNKKENLYLTLFSNKEFKPELLFKDNIKKIKNHPRVPWLFEK